The following proteins are encoded in a genomic region of Trypanosoma brucei gambiense DAL972 chromosome 8, complete sequence:
- a CDS encoding mitogen-activated protein kinase 3, putative has translation MHKSNQELCEPTIVGGFKVYNVGGSEFEVPRKYTLLKILGMGAYGIACSCLNEETQEKVSIKKCREVFRDLDDGRRVLREVAMMRFFRHENLLHVMDILPPMKGYNEFRDVYIVTPLKDVDMNVVLRSRQVLEETHVRYFIYQILRGLKYLHSAGVAHRDLKPANLVTDISCELKIIDFGLSRSVTIPHHDLTDYVITRWYRPPELLLENSYYDTAVDIWSVGCIMAEMYNRKPVLPGRNTIDQLRLICTHIGKPPRDMVESAEALEKLNQLPDGELDMGKLVPGLTSADGIDFLSQMWELDPRKRPSAAELLRHPFMAPLHDEVDEPVCPTSFAWPYEMQEMSLDSLRRAFWDEICSFNPHLASQIPKGA, from the coding sequence ATGCACAAAAGTAATCAAGAGTTGTGCGAGCCTACAATTGTAGGGGGCTTTAAGGTGTACAATGTTGGTGGATCCGAGTTTGAGGTTCCACGGAAGTACACACTTTTGAAAATACTTGGTATGGGAGCTTATGGTATTGCGTGCAGTTGCTTGAATGAAGAAACACAGGAGAAGGTATCGATAAAAAAGTGCCGAGAGGTATTCCGTGACTTGGATGATGGCAGGCGCGTTCTGCGTGAGGTTGCGATGATGCGCTTCTTCAGGCACGAGAATTTGTTACATGTCATGGATATATTGCCGCCCATGAAGGGCTACAATGAATTCCGTGATGTTTACATAGTAACGCCCCTGAAGGATGTTGATATGAATGTTGTGCTTCGCTCGCGTCAGGTGCTAGAGGAAACTCACGTCCGGTACTTCATTTATCAAATACTTCGGGGTTTAAAATATTTACATAGTGCCGGTGTGGCACACCGTGACTTGAAACCAGCCAACCTAGTCACTGACATCTCGTGCGAGCTGAAGATTATTGACTTCGGTCTTTCCCGTAGCGTCACTATCCCACATCATGATTTGACTGACTACGTCATTACACGCTGGTACCGACCGCCGGAACTGCTTCTAGAAAACAGTTACTACGACACCGCAGTAGACATTTGGTCAGTCGGTTGCATTATGGCAGAAATGTACAATCGCAAGCCAGTCCTTCCGGGCCGAAACACGATTGATCAGCTGCGGCTCATTTGCACACATATTGGGAAGCCTCCAAGGGATATGGTAGAGAGTGCAGAGGCGTTGGAGAAGTTAAATCAACTTCCTGATGGCGAATTGGACATGGGCAAACTTGTGCCCGGGTTGACAAGTGCAGATGGAATTGATTTTCTCAGCCAAATGTGGGAGCTTGACCCGCGGAAAAGGCCATCAGCGGCTGAATTACTTCGCCATCCATTCATGGCACCGTTGCATGATGAAGTGGACGAGCCGGTGTGTCCGACATCCTTCGCGTGGCCATATGAAATGCAGGAAATGAGTCTTGACTCCCTCCGTAGGGCATTCTGGGATGAAATATGCAGCTTTAATCCACATCTTGCAAGCCAAATACCGAAAGGCGCGTAG
- a CDS encoding DNA repair and recombination helicase protein PIF1, putative — protein sequence MLSRLSAVWRPSRVALRIQRVDFTTCGNRLNRSTQPNEPPLVSGIAARSRTAKAEPVEKRGRAAIKIDSPPPPLEPPRISEEHMTRRRKVGGGKTKAAAVTKSKQRRSGRTVGASAFNTARRANGIEGSAPGKGGASDVAIDDDDDEKLVDEESKQLMQLLKEEALRREEEKKKRLRAKAAAEATEVTDDKEYLSKLGVAERTQPVGTEAKMSTQGKAEGASEGQTHFSDADADSQLPILTSLSPEQQRALRLALKGRNLFITGGAGSGKSLLIREIVYQLRHNKRRCVYVTATTGVAALNVRGSTVNSFAGVKFGDGDARQLLKWVRRSRRAAGRWRYCQTLIIDEISMMDPLLLDKLDVIARAIRRRNEPFGGIQVILCGDFLQLPPIPPRNKPQQKTEENAEAQEGGDPTDGTPAPSKLQYCFETSTWTSLNLITVILHKKFRQHDDLAFQQVLDELRVGSLSPESYELLLSRTVASKSSAKSRKKKDEDAGNDGVLPLTDAETTPAAAEKDRHVRLCATNKEVEMRNAKYFAALEPKGLPIYPSPNDGSSQQTGSTNGANSVTEEDTMRPLQVYRAYDAYSTHETEPETTEETTTGTQPSQPWVRFEDSTLPTDLALKVGTRVMVLQNISLRLGLVNGSVGEVVGFLHPLELVELVLRAPRERHYPSARGQELLERAGLPTLQDAFRCVDTALGQSLFYYLREGIRRPEDASYGCVYGNTHCRDILRLVGLGKTESANAVHPLEMYLGGIAPQHVRLTRLPIVRLDLREGNHTSSDSGAVEGGGFANGSKRLPKHVYAFISPSSHQWYMGDQPVATRTQLPLRQAWAMTVHKAQGLTISHVEVAIHRFFSPGQAYVALSRSTRLDNIRLLDFNNASVHACPRAKEFYTVLEEEELDNEIEDDGTEGDEEALEGDGEYEGEVEE from the coding sequence ATGCTCTCCCGTCTAAGCGCCGTATGGCGTCCCTCACGTGTGGCACTGCGGATTCAACGCGTTGACTTCACCACATGCGGCAATCGCCTCAACCGCAGCACTCAACCAAATGAACCGCCGCTGGTGAGTGGCATTGCGGCCCGCTCCCGGACTGCAAAGGCGGAACCTGTGGAGAAACGCGGGCGAGCGGCCATTAAAATCGACtccccaccaccgccacttgAGCCGCCGCGGATTTCTGAGGAACACATGACGAGGCGACGGAAAGTCGGaggtggaaaaacaaaagctgcTGCCGTAACCAAATCGAAGCAGCGGCGAAGTGGTCGAACCGTGGGAGCGAGTGCGTTTAACACTGCAAGAAGAGCCAATGGTATAGAAGGAAGTGCTCCGGGGAAAGGAGGTGCTTCTGACGTTGCCatagatgatgatgacgatgagaAACTTGTGGATGAGGAAAGTAAGCAACTGATGCAGCTGTTGAAGGAGGAAGCTCTGCGGCgcgaggaggagaaaaagaagcgccTCCGAGCAAAAGCAGCCGCTGAAGCTACTGAAGTAACGGATGATAAAGAATATCTCTCGAAGTTAGGGGTTGCTGAACGCACACAACCGGTGGGTACTGAGGCGAAGATGTCGACTCAGGGAAAAGCAGAGGGGGCTAGCGAGGGACAAACCCACTTCAGTGATGCTGACGCTGATAGCCAACTTCCCATTTTAACATCACTCAGTCCAGAGCAACAGCGCGCACTAAGGCTTGCATTAAAGGGGCGCAACTTATTCATAACGGGTGGGGCAGGCTCTGGAAAGTCACTTCTCATCCGCGAGATCGTTTACCAACTTCGGCACAACAAACGCCGCTGCGTATATGTGACGGCAACTACTGGAGTAGCCGCTCTCAATGTTCGCGGCTCAACTGTGAATAGTTTTGCCGGCGTGAAGTTTGGAGATGGGGATGCGCGTCAGTTATTAAAGTGGGTTCGCCGCAGTAGGCGTGCGGCTGGTCGATGGCGTTACTGCCAAACACTCATCATCGACGAGATTTCAATGATGGATCCCCTGCTACTTGATAAGTTAGATGTGATTGCACGCGCTATACGCCGTCGTAATGAACCATTCGGTGGTATTCAGGTAATTCTATGTGGGGACTTCCTGCAGTTACCGCCTATTCCACCGCGCAATAAGCCACAACAAAAGACGGAGGAAAATGCCGAAGCGCAAGAAGGTGGTGATCCAACTGATGGGACACCGGCGCCGTCCAAACTACAGTACTGCTTTGAGACGAGTACATGGACCTCGTTGAATCTAATAACCGTCATTCTTCATAAGAAATTCAGGCAGCACGATGATTTGGCGTTTCAGCAGGTCCTTGACGAGCTTCGAGTCGGATCACTGTCACCTGAGTCATACGAACTATTGTTATCTCGTACTGTTGCTTCGAAATCCAGCGCGAAGTCacgcaaaaagaaggatgaggaTGCCGGAAATGATGGTGTGCTACCACTTACCGACGCAGAGACAACGCCAGCAGCGGCAGAGAAAGATCGGCACGTGCGACTCTGCGCAACAAACAAGGAGGTGGAAATGCGTAATGCAAAGTATTTTGCCGCGCTCGAACCCAAGGGCCTTCCAATTTATCCATCACCAAACGACGGTTCCTCACAACAGACTGGCAGCACTAATGGTGCTAATTCTGTGACGGAGGAAGACACAATGCGTCCCCTTCAAGTGTACCGAGCTTATGATGCCTACAGCACTCATGAAACTGAACCTGAAACGACTGAAGAGACAACTACAGGTACACAACCATCGCAACCTTGGGTACGGTTTGAGGACAGCACACTTCCAACAGATCTTGCACTAAAGGTTGGTACGCGAGTGATGGTACTTCAGAACATTTCGCTTCGACTTGGTCTAGTCAATGGGTCCGTTGGTGAGGTGGTCGGTTTTCTCCATCCGCTTGAGCTTGTTGAACTTGTTCTTCGGGCTCCGCGTGAACGCCATTACCCCTCGGCCCGTGGACAAGAATTGTTGGAGCGCGCAGGGTTGCCTACATTACAAGATGCGTTCCGCTGTGTCGACACCGCCCTTGGTCAGTCTCTTTTCTATTACCTGCGTGAGGGTATTCGCCGCCCTGAAGACGCAAGTTATGGCTGCGTATATGGAAACACACATTGCCGAGACATCTTGCGTCTTGTTGGTCTTGGCAAAACTGAGTCTGCGAATGCCGTGCATCCCCTAGAGATGTATTTGGGTGGCATTGCACCGCAACACGTTCGTCTCACGCGCTTACCTATTGTTAGGTTGGACCTACGGGAGGGAAACCACACATCCTCCGACAGTGGTGCGGTTGAAGGTGGCGGGTTCGCAAATGGTAGTAAACGTCTCCCAAAGCATGTCTACGCCTTCATATCACCCAGTTCGCATCAGTGGTACATGGGGGATCAACCCGTTGCCACGCGTACACAACTTCCCCTGCGCCAAGCATGGGCAATGACGGTTCACAAGGCGCAAGGTTTGACAATTTCGCACGTGGAAGTGGCAATCCAtcgcttcttttctcctggTCAGGCGTATGTGGCTCTTAGTCGTAGCACACGGCTGGATAATATCCGATTGTTGGACTTCAACAATGCCTCCGTCCATGCGTGTCCAAGAGCGAAGGAGTTTTACACGGTTCTagaagaggaggaactgGATAATGAGATTGAGGATGATGGAACAGAGGGTGATGAAGAGGCACTAGAGGGTGATGGGGAGTATGAAGGGGAAGTGGAGGAATAA
- a CDS encoding ATP-dependent chaperone, putative, producing the protein MNLAALADGSNPAVCGSSSSTAVSADVALAELAALVPERWRGEGGVLSRTLGNLLQNPFFSAGVGLYLLTFAGAATRSVSTMFKSVMRRRFVISMEVTSQDESYGWMVRWLSSKPAFQVQQVNVTTRNTTIYSNDESSHECMYAPCTNIRHWFWYKHRPIVLQRRRVETQAMGTDVLETMELTTLGLSSTFMREILEEARELTSMRNSDHTVIYQNAGGRWVRQEPRRRRPLNSVVLNDGIGDMLLEDAKLFLQSSRYYEDLGVPYRRGYLLHGPPGCGKSSVVMALAGELRLSICPLSLSGRGLSDDTLVQLLNSAPIRSIVLLEDIDRAFSADSHITMSGLLNALDGVAAQEGRIVFMTTNHVERLDEALIRPGRCDLKVEIGLISREQARKLFCKFFPEAPESLHEAFALQLLPGKLSVAQIQSHLFLHRDRADVAVRELPNFLSTVKSFEQRVHRARQQEEVAARLKRAPMLHSLQ; encoded by the coding sequence ATGAATCTTGCTGCTCTCGCCGATGGAAGTAACCCCGCCGTGTGCggttcttcctcctccaccgcAGTGAGTGCCGATGTGGCATTAGCTGAACTTGCCGCTCTTGTACCGGAGCgctggaggggggaaggtggCGTCCTTAGTCGAACATTGGGGAACCTGCTGCAAAATCCGTTTTTTAGTGCGGGCGTCGGGCTTTATTTGCTGACATTCGCTGGTGCCGCCACACGTTCAGTGTCCACAATGTTCAAATCCGTCATGCGCCGGCGGTTCGTCATTTCAATGGAGGTGACAAGTCAGGACGAAAGCTACGGGTGGATGGTGCGGTGGCTCTCGAGCAAGCCTGCGTTCCAGGTTCAACAGGTGAACGTCACCACGCGCAACACCACCATATACTCCAACGACGAGTCATCGCATGAGTGTATGTATGCCCCCTGTACCAACATTCGGCACTGGTTCTGGTACAAACACCGACCAATTGTACTGCAACGGCGCCGTGTGGAAACCCAGGCAATGGGCACTGACGTTCTTGAGACAATGGAACTGACTACATTGGGTCTATCCTCGACTTTTATGCGTGAGATTCTCGAGGAGGCGCGGGAGCTCACCTCCATGCGAAACAGCGATCATACGGTCATTTATCAGAACGCTGGTGGTCGTTGGGTGCGGCAAGAGCCACGCCGTCGGCGCCCGCTGAATTCTGTAGTGCTTAATGATGGGATTGGGGACATGCTTTTGGAGGATGCGAAACTGTTTCTTCAGTCAAGCAGGTATTATGAAGATTTAGGCGTTCCGTATCGCCGCGGTTACCTGCTTCACGGTCCTCCTGGTTGCGGCAAGAGCAGCGTGGTGATGGCGCTTGCTGGCGAGTTACGACTTTCCATTTGTCCCTTGAGTCTCTCTGGCCGCGGATTGAGCGACGACACACTCGTCCAGTTGCTTAACAGCGCCCCAATCCGCTCTATTGTGCTACTGGAAGACATTGATCGGGCATTTAGCGCCGATAGTCACATTACAATGAGTGGACTGCTCAACGCACTCGATGGTGTCGCCGCTCAGGAAGGTCGAATCGTGTTTATGACAACAAATCACGTGGAGCGACTGGATGAAGCCCTCATCCGGCCCGGTCGCTGTGATTTGAAGGTCGAAATTGGTCTAATATCGCGTGAACAAGCACGGAAACTATTTTGTAAATTCTTTCCCGAGGCACCGGAGTCTCTCCACGAAGCGTTCGCCTTGCAGCTGCTGCCTGGCAAACTGAGTGTAGCGCAAATTCAGTCCCATCTCTTCCTTCACCGCGACAGAGCCGACGTCGCAGTGCGTGAGCTTCCAAATTTTCTTTCCACGGTCAAGTCGTTTGAACAGCGCGTGCACCGTGCGCGGCAACAGGAGGAGGTTGCTGCACGGCTGAAACGCGCACCGATGTTACACAGCTTGCAATGA